A single region of the Pontimicrobium sp. SW4 genome encodes:
- a CDS encoding Hpt domain-containing protein, translating to MEQYYKLDRVRELADNDAEFIKTLAMTFLEEVPEDARLLQTAVVSKDYLAAYKSAHKMKPTIDLFELGVLDDLIEVQDWGKLEQRDKDVSEKLEIVLNAVERAVEEIRSDFNL from the coding sequence ATGGAACAATATTACAAACTCGATAGAGTAAGAGAATTGGCTGATAATGATGCTGAATTTATTAAAACTTTGGCTATGACATTTTTAGAAGAAGTGCCAGAAGACGCACGTCTTTTGCAAACAGCTGTTGTAAGTAAAGACTATTTGGCTGCCTACAAATCTGCCCACAAAATGAAACCTACTATAGACTTATTTGAACTTGGTGTTCTAGATGACCTTATAGAAGTACAGGATTGGGGTAAATTGGAGCAGCGAGATAAGGATGTTTCTGAGAAATTAGAGATTGTACTTAACGCAGTTGAAAGAGCAGTAGAAGAGATTAGGTCAGACTTCAATTTATAA
- a CDS encoding fumarylacetoacetate hydrolase family protein, with protein MKLICIGRNYTKHIEELENEKPKDPVVFLKPDTSILLKKQPFFIPDFSNDVHHEVEILVKINKVGKYIDRKFAHKYYDDIGLGIDFTARDLQSQLKAKGLPWEKAKAFDGAAVIGKWLPKSGFNDVNNIRFSLYKNDAIVQDGNTNLMLWKIDELIEYVSKYFTLKIGDIIFTGTPAGVGKVVANDKLKGFIENEEMFSITVK; from the coding sequence ATGAAACTCATTTGCATAGGTAGAAATTACACCAAACATATAGAGGAATTAGAAAACGAAAAGCCTAAAGACCCAGTGGTGTTTTTAAAACCAGATACGTCTATCCTTTTAAAAAAGCAACCCTTTTTTATTCCTGATTTTTCAAACGATGTACATCACGAAGTTGAAATACTAGTTAAAATAAATAAAGTAGGGAAGTACATAGACAGAAAATTTGCTCATAAATATTATGACGACATTGGTTTAGGTATAGACTTTACAGCAAGAGACTTACAAAGTCAACTAAAAGCTAAAGGCTTGCCATGGGAAAAGGCAAAAGCCTTTGATGGTGCAGCAGTAATAGGGAAGTGGCTGCCAAAATCTGGGTTTAATGATGTTAATAATATAAGGTTTAGTTTATATAAAAATGATGCCATAGTTCAAGATGGAAATACCAACCTAATGCTTTGGAAGATAGATGAGTTAATCGAATATGTGTCAAAATATTTTACTTTAAAGATTGGAGATATTATCTTTACAGGCACGCCAGCAGGAGTTGGCAAGGTAGTTGCTAACGATAAACTAAAAGGATTTATAGAAAACGAAGAAATGTTTTCAATAACAGTTAAATAA
- a CDS encoding 3'-5' exonuclease, translated as MQLNLTKPICFFDLETTGVNISKDRVVEISILKVYPNGTEESKTWLVNPEMVIPNEVIAIHGITNEKVANEPTFKEIAKDVHNMIKDSDLGGFNSNRFDIPLLAEEMLRAEVDFDMKNRVAIDVQTIFHKMEQRTLSAAYKFYCNESLDDAHSAEADTKATYEVLKSQLDKYDTLENDTKFLAEFSSRKKFADFAGFINYNKKGEECFSFGKHKGKLVVDVLNEEPGYFGWLLNADFPLYTKKVLTAIKLRSFNNKLF; from the coding sequence ATGCAGTTAAACTTAACAAAGCCTATTTGTTTTTTCGATCTTGAAACAACAGGTGTAAATATTTCTAAAGATCGTGTTGTTGAAATTTCAATTCTAAAAGTATATCCAAACGGAACAGAAGAAAGTAAAACGTGGTTAGTAAATCCAGAAATGGTTATTCCTAACGAGGTGATTGCAATTCACGGTATTACTAATGAGAAAGTAGCCAACGAACCAACTTTTAAAGAAATTGCCAAGGATGTACATAACATGATTAAAGATTCTGATTTAGGAGGCTTTAATTCTAACCGTTTTGATATTCCGTTATTAGCCGAAGAAATGTTAAGAGCAGAGGTCGATTTCGATATGAAAAATCGTGTGGCTATTGATGTGCAAACCATTTTTCATAAAATGGAACAACGTACTTTAAGTGCTGCGTATAAGTTTTATTGCAATGAGAGCTTAGACGATGCGCACAGTGCCGAAGCAGATACCAAAGCGACTTATGAAGTGCTTAAATCTCAATTAGATAAATACGATACGCTAGAAAACGATACTAAGTTTTTAGCAGAGTTTAGCTCTAGGAAAAAGTTTGCTGATTTTGCAGGTTTTATCAATTATAACAAAAAAGGAGAAGAATGCTTTTCTTTTGGAAAACATAAAGGGAAACTTGTGGTTGATGTATTGAATGAAGAGCCAGGGTATTTTGGATGGTTGTTAAATGCCGATTTTCCGCTATACACAAAAAAAGTATTGACAGCAATTAAGTTGCGTAGCTTTAATAATAAACTATTCTAG
- a CDS encoding winged helix-turn-helix domain-containing protein produces the protein MSRKKIYLYSGLAIIAFFAWIFSGSNEQDVAFSETAKIALREVGHKLLLTEKDSTSLVLPVIKLDESKYKLSFQNQFSINPDSLVSIVKKSLKKAVLSEFYIVEVIQCSDGEVAYSYKMRNEKDKNIIPCAGRFLPKNCYTINVRFLNRSTSVSQQMFLYALIVIVLIFLTDLFFNKKKQTTALLKSNENVASIGSFQFYPEQNKLVKQAIEISLSKKECELLEIFVANPNQIIKREELEKRVWEDNGVIVGRSLDTYISKLRKKLKEDDSIKLVNVHGVGYKLEVN, from the coding sequence ATGAGTAGAAAAAAGATTTATTTATATAGTGGGTTAGCAATTATTGCTTTTTTTGCGTGGATATTTTCAGGCTCTAATGAGCAAGATGTAGCCTTTTCAGAAACTGCAAAAATTGCATTACGAGAGGTTGGACACAAATTATTACTTACAGAAAAAGATTCAACGTCTTTAGTACTACCAGTGATTAAATTAGACGAATCAAAGTATAAACTGTCATTTCAAAATCAATTTTCAATCAATCCAGACAGTTTAGTTTCAATTGTAAAAAAAAGTTTAAAAAAAGCAGTTTTATCAGAGTTTTATATAGTAGAAGTGATTCAATGTTCCGACGGAGAAGTGGCTTATAGTTATAAAATGAGAAATGAAAAGGATAAGAATATTATTCCTTGTGCTGGAAGATTTTTACCAAAAAACTGTTATACCATTAATGTGCGATTTTTAAACAGAAGCACTTCTGTTAGTCAGCAAATGTTTTTATATGCGCTAATAGTCATTGTTTTAATATTTCTAACCGATTTGTTTTTTAATAAAAAGAAGCAAACTACAGCGTTACTAAAAAGCAATGAAAATGTTGCGTCTATTGGTAGTTTTCAATTTTACCCAGAGCAGAATAAATTAGTAAAGCAAGCGATAGAAATTAGCCTTTCTAAAAAGGAATGCGAATTGCTAGAAATTTTTGTTGCAAACCCAAATCAAATTATAAAACGAGAAGAATTAGAAAAACGCGTTTGGGAAGATAATGGTGTAATTGTAGGTAGAAGCTTAGATACTTATATATCAAAACTGCGTAAGAAATTAAAGGAAGACGATTCTATTAAATTAGTAAATGTTCATGGTGTTGGTTATAAGCTTGAAGTGAATTAG
- a CDS encoding VF530 family protein — protein MSSQPNNPLHGIKLEQIINDLVDRYGWEYLGYNINIRCFTHDPSVKSSLKFLRRTPWARTKVENMYLEMLKKLRDRE, from the coding sequence ATGTCATCTCAACCTAATAACCCTTTGCATGGTATAAAACTCGAACAAATCATTAATGATTTGGTAGATCGCTATGGTTGGGAATATTTAGGCTATAATATAAACATACGTTGTTTTACTCACGACCCTTCCGTAAAATCGAGTTTAAAATTTTTACGTCGTACACCTTGGGCACGAACTAAGGTTGAAAACATGTATTTAGAGATGTTGAAGAAGCTGCGAGATAGAGAGTGA
- a CDS encoding DUF6500 family protein, protein MTAELRNKIIDVCNKKIAQKGDNVGVSFYAFFANKNDNPKLLMEAATWWIQTHQLDHFEKAVKIKSLAQ, encoded by the coding sequence ATGACTGCCGAATTACGAAACAAAATTATTGACGTTTGTAATAAGAAAATAGCTCAAAAAGGGGACAATGTAGGTGTGTCCTTCTATGCGTTTTTTGCAAATAAAAATGATAATCCAAAGCTATTGATGGAAGCCGCTACATGGTGGATACAAACGCATCAGTTAGACCATTTTGAAAAAGCTGTAAAAATAAAATCGCTTGCACAATAA
- a CDS encoding DEAD/DEAH box helicase, translating to MSFNSLGLSNGLLKAIDKQGYITPSPIQQKAIPLILEGKDVLASAQTGTGKTAGFTLPMLQKLSQGQQMRKRPIRALVLTPTRELAAQVHNNVKAYSEFLDIRSAVIFGGVNQRPQVATIRNGVDILIATPGRLIDLQSQGLLSLAKIEILVLDEADRMLDMGFLRDIKKIISLIPSRRQNLLFSATFSKEIKKLAGEFLHHPVLVEATPENSTIDAIEQKVYRVAKAKKTDLIIKLISDGNWKQVLVFTRTKHGANKLCKKMVSTGISAAAIHGNKSQGARTKALAGFKSNSVRVLVATDIAARGLDIPLLPHVVNFELPNISEDYVHRIGRTGRAGASGEAVSLVCGEERGYLHDIEKLVGLKIPVEIVEGFEPDPNAPSAPPKKKQQNSRNSRGSNSRRSSSTRNDASKGGNQSGRQPKRNRNKNRR from the coding sequence ATGTCATTTAATTCTCTAGGCTTATCTAATGGCTTATTAAAAGCCATCGATAAACAAGGCTATATAACACCATCACCAATACAGCAAAAAGCAATTCCTTTAATTTTAGAGGGAAAAGATGTTTTAGCATCAGCTCAAACAGGAACAGGTAAAACAGCAGGTTTTACATTGCCAATGCTTCAAAAACTATCTCAAGGACAGCAAATGCGCAAACGACCTATTCGCGCTTTGGTATTAACACCAACACGAGAATTGGCAGCGCAAGTACATAACAATGTAAAAGCGTATAGTGAGTTTTTAGATATTCGTTCGGCAGTTATTTTTGGAGGTGTTAATCAACGACCACAAGTAGCTACTATTAGAAATGGTGTGGATATTCTTATAGCAACTCCAGGGCGTCTTATAGATTTACAGAGTCAAGGTTTATTATCGCTCGCTAAAATTGAAATTTTGGTATTGGATGAAGCTGATAGAATGCTCGATATGGGCTTTTTAAGAGATATTAAAAAGATTATTAGTTTGATACCATCAAGAAGACAGAATCTATTGTTTTCGGCAACATTCTCTAAAGAAATAAAGAAGCTGGCAGGGGAGTTTTTACATCATCCAGTTTTGGTGGAAGCAACTCCTGAGAATTCTACGATTGATGCCATTGAACAAAAAGTATATCGTGTAGCAAAGGCAAAAAAAACCGATTTAATTATTAAATTAATTTCTGATGGTAATTGGAAACAAGTTTTAGTGTTTACAAGAACAAAACATGGTGCCAATAAATTGTGCAAAAAAATGGTGAGTACAGGAATTTCGGCAGCTGCTATTCATGGCAATAAGAGTCAAGGAGCTCGTACAAAAGCCTTAGCTGGATTTAAAAGTAACTCTGTTAGAGTGTTAGTGGCAACTGATATTGCAGCTAGAGGATTGGATATTCCCTTATTGCCTCATGTAGTGAATTTTGAATTGCCTAATATTTCGGAAGATTATGTACATAGAATAGGACGAACAGGTAGAGCAGGAGCAAGTGGAGAAGCTGTATCGTTAGTTTGTGGTGAAGAACGAGGTTATTTGCACGATATTGAAAAACTAGTTGGTTTAAAAATTCCAGTAGAAATAGTAGAAGGTTTTGAACCTGACCCAAATGCGCCAAGTGCGCCACCAAAAAAGAAACAGCAAAATTCGCGTAATTCTAGAGGTTCGAATTCTAGGAGGTCTAGTAGTACAAGGAACGACGCTAGCAAAGGAGGAAACCAATCTGGAAGACAACCTAAACGTAATAGAAATAAAAATAGACGTTAA
- a CDS encoding AraC family transcriptional regulator, with translation MTTILNFNVFNIFMISATVLGLLFSSVLLCSKRFKNKPSKYLNYTILLISINNLYYWFISTNLWVALGWKCYKSLFISWDLLILPMYMYFVASYFGKSLKNAKYYKYPFFITVIVHVFIVVGDFTNESFFKDYGKVIYIYDLLTNYFSLLFAVFVVYKIFKLIFDYEKEIKNNSKNTITAKTKWLKQLLIASLAFSLLSMIILIYKTANTKSSIYIDSPINDDFMWAILSIFVYWLCYAGIYHVGIFNQRQDLRVKLVSEKITLNFKPYNGSIDKFNDIDSAIKKERLYTNPSISLQTIALRFNISEGYVSQLVNKHTNTNFSTYINSLRIVEAQRILTNVNYKNYTIVAIALESGFNSKSAFYSAFKKSAGISPLEYKKQHNIS, from the coding sequence ATGACCACTATTTTAAACTTTAACGTTTTTAATATTTTCATGATTAGTGCTACAGTATTGGGGCTACTATTCAGTAGTGTTTTGTTATGCTCAAAAAGGTTTAAAAACAAACCTAGCAAGTACTTAAACTATACCATACTATTGATATCAATAAACAATCTTTACTATTGGTTTATTAGCACAAATTTATGGGTTGCATTAGGTTGGAAGTGTTATAAATCACTATTTATTTCTTGGGATTTATTAATACTTCCAATGTACATGTACTTTGTTGCTTCATACTTTGGCAAGAGCCTAAAAAATGCCAAATATTATAAATACCCCTTTTTTATCACAGTTATCGTTCATGTTTTTATTGTAGTTGGCGATTTTACGAATGAGAGTTTCTTTAAAGATTATGGCAAAGTAATTTATATATACGATCTACTCACAAATTACTTCTCTCTCCTATTTGCTGTTTTTGTGGTTTATAAAATTTTTAAACTAATTTTTGATTATGAAAAAGAGATAAAGAATAATAGTAAAAATACTATCACTGCAAAGACCAAATGGCTTAAACAACTGTTAATAGCTTCCCTTGCGTTTAGCTTATTATCTATGATTATTTTAATATATAAAACAGCAAACACCAAGAGCTCAATCTATATCGATTCACCAATAAATGATGATTTTATGTGGGCTATTCTTTCCATATTTGTTTATTGGCTATGCTACGCAGGAATTTATCATGTAGGAATATTTAATCAAAGACAAGATCTAAGAGTTAAACTTGTTTCTGAAAAAATAACACTAAATTTCAAGCCCTATAATGGAAGTATTGATAAATTTAATGACATAGATAGCGCTATTAAAAAAGAAAGATTATATACAAATCCATCTATTAGTTTACAAACCATAGCGCTACGTTTTAATATTAGTGAAGGGTATGTATCTCAACTTGTAAATAAGCACACCAATACCAATTTTTCAACTTACATTAACAGTTTAAGAATTGTTGAAGCGCAACGTATTTTAACTAATGTTAATTATAAAAATTACACAATAGTTGCCATTGCTTTGGAGTCTGGTTTCAACTCAAAATCTGCCTTTTATTCTGCATTTAAAAAATCAGCTGGTATCTCACCTTTAGAGTATAAAAAACAACATAATATATCCTGA
- a CDS encoding T9SS type A sorting domain-containing protein, with protein sequence MRKQYLFITVFFVCFNLTYSQVEIFYPSVNQLDIVIDNDYLYFLDSNYKIKRADISSPLFVAPPSTLIFDADEPGFDGGESVTSLGVTDDNLYFSVGWFLTNSRVYKIDLTDLDLDPVLAYTDYGHWILDIDFSGAWLYLTRLGYFGGYPDLSRLNTLATFPTTLSVFEERETTALTISGGTMYFSESIYTGPITDGEIFFKNLFLGTPEVSKFTGVGVINDLLLFEGLLYFTDDEGLKRINPIEAVPTSELLVSDSDYESLGKIQVKSYDTGEKYLFITSYNDGGRILRVDLNHPLLSLKKETTMSNKVFPNPTLKNVTINSNHNIEKISVYDMLGKLIVEMSLSNQVTKYNLDVSNLNSGIYNLQIKTSLGIETKKMVKL encoded by the coding sequence ATGAGAAAACAGTATCTATTTATTACAGTATTTTTTGTATGCTTTAATTTAACATACTCACAAGTTGAAATTTTCTATCCAAGTGTAAATCAATTAGATATTGTAATAGATAATGATTATTTATATTTTTTGGATTCTAATTACAAAATAAAACGAGCAGATATTTCCAGTCCATTATTTGTTGCTCCTCCTTCCACTTTAATTTTTGATGCGGACGAACCTGGTTTTGATGGTGGCGAATCGGTAACATCTTTAGGGGTTACAGATGATAACTTATATTTTTCGGTAGGGTGGTTTTTAACCAATAGTAGAGTTTATAAAATTGATTTAACTGATTTAGACTTAGACCCTGTTTTGGCTTATACAGACTATGGTCACTGGATATTAGATATAGATTTTTCGGGTGCATGGCTATATCTAACTAGACTAGGCTATTTTGGAGGGTATCCAGATCTAAGCAGGCTAAATACCTTAGCTACTTTTCCCACTACTCTTTCAGTTTTTGAAGAAAGAGAAACTACTGCGTTAACCATATCTGGTGGCACTATGTATTTTTCAGAATCAATATATACAGGACCTATTACAGACGGAGAAATATTTTTTAAAAACTTGTTTTTAGGAACACCAGAAGTGTCGAAATTCACAGGTGTTGGTGTTATTAACGATTTACTACTGTTTGAAGGCCTACTATACTTTACTGATGATGAAGGATTAAAACGTATAAATCCAATAGAGGCTGTACCAACTTCGGAGCTTTTAGTTTCTGATTCAGATTATGAAAGTCTAGGCAAAATACAAGTAAAATCTTATGACACTGGCGAAAAGTATTTATTTATCACAAGTTATAATGATGGTGGAAGAATATTAAGAGTAGACTTAAATCATCCTTTACTTTCACTTAAAAAAGAAACTACAATGAGTAACAAGGTTTTTCCAAATCCAACATTAAAAAACGTAACCATTAACTCAAATCATAATATTGAAAAAATTTCTGTGTATGATATGTTAGGAAAACTTATAGTAGAAATGTCCCTTTCAAATCAAGTTACCAAATATAATCTTGATGTTTCTAATCTTAATTCTGGAATTTATAATTTACAAATTAAAACATCTTTAGGAATAGAAACTAAAAAAATGGTAAAGCTATAA
- a CDS encoding M28 family metallopeptidase: protein MKNFLKILVIILFISCENDKKDATNLVEVEQTTISNHIKRLASDEFLGRKPFTEGEVKTINYLKDEFEKLGLLPGNGDSFFQNVPMVEITGTPSENMVISGDNGNFNLESLKDFVATTNKVVTDVGLENSELVFAGYGVVAPEYDWNDYEGIDWKGKTAVVLINDPGFKSGDSTLFKGNEMTYYGRWTYKYEEAAKQGADGLIIIHDTEPASYGWNVVESGWSGARLIIESDLPQLNVESWISGESANKMFGISSMKGQDYKTLARNKDFKPVPLGLNVSVSISNSIKKDVSKNVVAMIPGTDRKDEVIIYSGHWDHFGVGKAIEGDSIYNGAVDNASGTAGLLAIAEAFKKDNPTKRSIAFIAVTAEEQGLLGSAFYAENPIFDPKKTVANINIDALDSPGKMKDLTITGYGQSEMDEYAKEAATKQGRYIIPDPEAEKGYFFRSDHFNFAKIGIPALYASGAYEGFDKSIEEIKAYNDFYRINKYHQPSDEYDPEITELSGIQLDLQLFFNVGLQLANEDYFPKWYDGSEFKAARE, encoded by the coding sequence ATGAAGAATTTCTTAAAAATCTTAGTAATTATACTATTCATTAGTTGTGAAAACGACAAAAAAGACGCCACAAACTTAGTTGAAGTTGAACAAACAACTATCAGTAACCATATTAAACGTTTAGCATCTGATGAATTTCTAGGAAGAAAACCATTTACAGAGGGCGAAGTAAAAACCATAAACTATTTAAAAGATGAGTTTGAAAAATTAGGGCTTTTACCAGGAAATGGCGATAGTTTTTTTCAAAATGTGCCTATGGTAGAAATTACTGGAACACCTTCAGAAAACATGGTGATTTCTGGAGACAATGGAAATTTTAATTTAGAATCCTTAAAAGATTTTGTAGCTACAACTAACAAGGTAGTAACTGATGTTGGTCTTGAAAACTCCGAACTTGTTTTTGCAGGTTATGGTGTAGTAGCACCAGAATATGATTGGAATGATTATGAAGGTATAGATTGGAAAGGAAAAACAGCAGTCGTTTTAATAAACGATCCAGGTTTTAAATCGGGAGACTCAACATTATTTAAAGGAAACGAAATGACCTATTATGGTCGTTGGACTTACAAATACGAAGAAGCAGCAAAGCAAGGTGCAGATGGACTTATTATTATACATGATACTGAACCAGCGTCTTATGGTTGGAATGTTGTAGAATCTGGTTGGAGTGGTGCTCGATTAATTATAGAAAGTGATTTACCTCAGCTAAATGTTGAATCTTGGATAAGTGGTGAAAGTGCCAATAAAATGTTTGGAATTTCATCTATGAAAGGGCAAGATTATAAAACTTTAGCTAGAAATAAAGACTTCAAGCCTGTTCCATTAGGATTAAACGTTTCAGTAAGTATTAGTAATAGTATTAAAAAAGATGTGTCTAAGAATGTAGTTGCCATGATTCCTGGTACAGACAGAAAAGACGAAGTTATTATTTATTCAGGACATTGGGACCATTTTGGTGTTGGTAAAGCTATAGAAGGTGATTCCATCTACAATGGTGCTGTAGATAATGCTTCTGGAACCGCAGGATTATTAGCTATTGCTGAAGCATTTAAGAAAGATAATCCAACAAAACGCTCTATTGCTTTTATTGCTGTAACTGCTGAAGAACAAGGGTTGTTAGGCTCTGCTTTTTATGCTGAAAATCCTATTTTCGATCCTAAAAAAACAGTGGCGAATATTAATATCGATGCACTTGATAGTCCTGGAAAAATGAAAGATTTAACCATTACAGGTTATGGTCAATCTGAAATGGATGAATATGCCAAAGAAGCAGCCACTAAACAAGGCAGATACATTATTCCAGATCCTGAAGCTGAAAAAGGCTACTTCTTTAGATCTGACCATTTTAATTTTGCAAAAATTGGCATACCCGCATTGTACGCAAGTGGTGCCTACGAAGGGTTTGATAAAAGTATTGAAGAAATAAAAGCGTATAACGATTTTTATCGTATTAATAAATATCATCAGCCTTCAGATGAATACGATCCTGAAATCACAGAATTAAGTGGTATACAATTAGATTTACAATTATTTTTTAATGTAGGATTACAATTAGCTAATGAAGATTATTTTCCAAAGTGGTATGATGGAAGCGAGTTTAAAGCGGCAAGAGAATAA
- a CDS encoding YitT family protein — protein MNKKTTYTYISEYFQIALGIFLASIGLKAFLLPNDFLDGGVTGTAILLNSQFKSFNVSILLVLINIPFLILAYFTLSKRILIKSVFSIIGLALVIHFVEFNTITEDKLLISIFGGLFVGAGIGLTVKNGAVLDGSEILGVFLNDRFGFSIGQIILYFNIILFSITAFVLSVEIAMYSILTYIVTAKVIDMLIEGFEDFIGVMIVSKHHKEIKSAIINELGAGMTIYKGEKGYGSSGEMLEFDIIHTVINRIDIRKMHRVIDKVDPHAFSIEFDINHIKGGVLRRYLAKNKGKQLPKEILEYNKHKY, from the coding sequence ATGAACAAGAAAACAACTTATACCTATATCTCAGAATATTTTCAAATAGCATTAGGGATTTTTCTAGCTAGCATTGGTCTAAAGGCTTTTTTATTACCAAACGACTTTTTGGATGGAGGAGTTACTGGAACTGCAATTTTATTAAACTCACAATTTAAGAGTTTTAACGTCTCAATACTTCTAGTGCTTATTAATATTCCATTTTTAATATTGGCATATTTCACCTTATCTAAGCGCATATTAATAAAATCAGTCTTTAGTATTATTGGACTAGCATTAGTAATACATTTTGTAGAATTTAATACTATAACTGAAGATAAATTATTGATTTCCATTTTTGGTGGTTTATTTGTTGGTGCTGGTATTGGGCTTACTGTAAAAAACGGTGCTGTATTAGATGGATCGGAAATTTTAGGTGTGTTTTTAAATGATCGTTTTGGATTTAGTATTGGTCAAATTATTTTATACTTCAACATTATATTGTTTAGTATTACTGCTTTTGTCCTTTCAGTTGAAATTGCCATGTACTCAATTCTTACTTACATTGTCACTGCAAAAGTAATTGATATGCTTATAGAAGGGTTTGAAGATTTTATTGGAGTTATGATTGTCTCTAAGCATCATAAAGAAATTAAATCGGCTATTATTAATGAACTTGGTGCGGGAATGACTATTTATAAAGGTGAAAAAGGATATGGTAGTAGTGGGGAAATGTTAGAGTTTGATATTATCCATACAGTTATAAACAGAATAGATATTAGAAAAATGCACCGTGTTATAGATAAAGTAGACCCACATGCATTTTCAATAGAATTCGATATTAACCATATTAAAGGTGGTGTTTTGCGTCGCTATTTAGCAAAAAACAAAGGAAAACAACTTCCAAAAGAAATTTTAGAATATAATAAGCATAAGTATTGA
- a CDS encoding uracil-DNA glycosylase family protein, producing the protein MFFHKHPYPPFIQKDTTKLIVGTLPPPRFSTGELLEKDVNFCYGSYYNSLWLFIDKIHDLNLRYDSSQEAIDQRKQFLIKHKIGVCDIVESAEREKIDASDLGMQNIKLRDVISYLKDYPNVETLLFTGGNSKNGPEYFFRKHLKDYNLKLELISNEVPRIHQFIIPNEYEESQKKEISQSFHSFQKDKRTIKTVSLTSGSGAANISISRLPLYKELKAKNPKFNTFDFRVLQYKVFF; encoded by the coding sequence ATGTTTTTTCACAAACATCCATACCCTCCATTCATTCAAAAAGACACTACAAAGCTTATTGTTGGTACGCTACCACCACCTCGTTTTTCTACCGGAGAACTCTTAGAAAAAGATGTCAATTTTTGTTATGGGAGTTACTATAACTCATTATGGCTTTTTATTGATAAAATTCATGATTTAAATTTGAGATATGATAGTTCTCAAGAAGCTATTGACCAAAGAAAGCAATTTCTAATAAAGCATAAAATAGGTGTTTGCGACATTGTTGAAAGTGCAGAGCGAGAAAAAATTGATGCTTCCGATTTAGGAATGCAAAATATTAAATTACGTGACGTGATATCCTATCTTAAAGATTATCCAAATGTTGAAACACTATTATTTACTGGAGGAAACAGTAAAAATGGACCTGAATATTTTTTTAGAAAACATCTTAAAGATTACAATTTAAAGTTGGAGTTGATTTCAAATGAAGTGCCTAGAATCCACCAATTTATTATTCCAAATGAATATGAGGAATCTCAAAAAAAAGAAATTTCTCAATCGTTTCACTCATTTCAAAAAGACAAACGCACTATTAAAACAGTATCCCTAACCTCTGGCTCTGGTGCAGCAAATATCTCAATAAGTAGATTACCTTTATACAAAGAACTAAAAGCTAAAAACCCAAAGTTTAACACGTTCGATTTTAGAGTTTTACAATACAAAGTGTTTTTTTAG
- a CDS encoding 30S ribosomal protein THX, whose translation MGKGDKKSKRGKIAIGSYGVRRKRKKTTSKPKAVAKPKPAAKKPVAKKTKEKK comes from the coding sequence ATGGGAAAAGGTGATAAAAAGTCTAAACGTGGAAAAATAGCAATAGGCAGTTATGGTGTAAGACGTAAACGAAAAAAAACTACTTCTAAACCAAAAGCTGTAGCGAAACCTAAACCTGCTGCAAAAAAACCTGTTGCTAAAAAAACAAAGGAGAAAAAATAA